From the Chloroflexota bacterium genome, the window CGCCGGGCTACTTCTTCAAGGCCCACGACGCCCGACACAGCGTCTTCTTCCTGGTGGAGTTCGACGCGGCCATCCGGGATGGCGCGTGGTGGCCGCGCTGGACCATGGACCAGGCGCTGGGATACGGCTATCCACTGTGGCTGTTCTACTCCCCGCTCTCCTACTACGTAGCTGAGGCGTTCCACCTGCTGGGGTTGGGGTTCACGGCCGCCGTCAAGGCCACCTACCTGGTCGGCTTCCTGGCGGCCGCCTGGGCCATGTACGCGCTGGTACGGCGGTGGTGGGGCCGCCCGGCTGCCATGGTGGCCGCGCTGGCCTACACCTACGCGCCCTATCACCTGGTGGACATCTACGTGCGCAGCGCGCTGGCCGAGTTCATGGCCTTCGTCTGGTTCCCGTTGACCCTGCTGACCTTCGACGCGCTGGTGAGCCGGGGCGGGCGCCGCAACCTGGCATGGGCGGCGCTGACCTTCGCCGGGCTGACGCTCACCCACTCGGTGACGGCGCTGGTGTTCACGCCGTTGCTGGCCGCGGCGGTGCTGTGGGATCTCCTGCGGCTGCACTGGCGCGATCGGGAGCGGCTGCTGACTCGCGCCGGGAGCGCGCTGGCGGCCGCGCTGCTGGGCATCGGCGCCAGCGCCATCTTCCTGGTGCCCATGCTCCTGGAGCGCCCCTTCATCGTCCAGGAACAATGGATGCACGGCACCTACCAGTACCAGCAGCACTTCATCTACCTCTTCCAGTTCCTCTCGCCGCTGTGGGACTTCCTGTACTCGGTGGAGGGACCGGGCGACGGAATGCCCTTCCAGCTGGGCGCCGCGATCACGGTCCTGGCGCTGGGGGCATCCGTCGTGGCATGGCTGCGCCCGGATCGGGACCGGGGGCGCATCCTGTTCCTGGTCGGTGCCACCCTGTTGCTGCTGTTCATGATGACGGGCGCCGCCCGGCCGCTGTGGGACGCGATCTCTCCGATCCAGCTCGTCCAGTTCCCCTGGCGACTGCTGGCACCGGTGGCCGTGACGCTGGCCATCCTGGCGGGGGCCTCCATCATCATCCTGCCCACGACGGACGCGAACGCCACGTCCACCGTGGCCGCCCTGTTGCTGGTCCTGGCCAGCCTGCCGTACACCGTGCCCCAGTTCACGCCGGTCACGCCGGAGGACGAGAGCGCCCTGGCCATCTTCCGCTTTGAGACCGAATATCCGGACATGGTGGGCATGACGGCCTGGGCCGAGGCGCCGCCGAAGAACTCGCCGATCCTGGAGCAGCTGAAACAGAATCGGCCGTTCGATCAGATGGATCGGATCCGGATCATGAGCGGCCGGGGCGAGGTGGAGACGACGCGCATCGGGGGCGCGTCGGTGGAGGGCCGGGTGCGGGCCCAGGAGCCGGTCACGGTGCAGTTCTTCACGTATTGGTTCCCTGGCTGGCAAGCCCGGGTGGACGGGAAGAAGGTAGACAGCTACCCCTCGGGGAAATACGGGTTGCTAGCCATCGATGTCCCGGCCGGAGAGCACACCGTATCCATTCGCATGGGCGGCACGCCGGCGCGCAACGCCGGGGCCGTCATCTCGGGGATCAGCCTATTGCTCATAGGAGCCATCGCCTTGCCTTTGCGGAGGCGACGGGAGGGGACGTAATGTCTCAGCCCATTGAACGGCGCTGTCCCAACTGCGGTATCCGGATCTCCTGGCGAGCCAAGACCTGTTTCATGTGCGGCGTCCGCCTCGACGAGCCACCGCGCCGGGGCCTGCGCATCGCCTGGTTCGAGGTGGCCCTGGTGGTGGGGATCCTGGCCGCCGTCTGGCTGTGGTGGGCGCGTGGCTACCGTCCACAGGACGTGCTCCCCTTCGCATCCCCATCCCCGCTGCCCATCGCCCACGTCTCGCCGACGCCGATCTCGACGCCGACGCCGACGCCCACCAGCACGCCCTCACCGGAGCCCACGCCGACGCCCGCCCCCATCATCCATATCGTGCAGGCAGGCGAGAGCCTGGAGTACATCGCGGGAAACTACGGGCTGCGCATGGACGATCTGATCGCCGCCAACGACCTGGAAGACCCCAACCTGCTGGTCGTCGGGCAGAAGCTGATCATCCCCCCACCGACGCCCGACCCACGTCGGCTGACGCCATCGCCCACGCCGGCCGGCGGGATCGTCAACTACGAGGTGCAACGCGGGGATACGCTGAGCGCCATCTCCGTCCGATTCGGCGTCTCGGTACGCGCCATCCAGCGGGCCAACAAGCTGGGCGACAGCGAGATCATCTTCCCGGGCGAGGTGCTGCTCATCCCGCTCCCCACCCCCGAGCAGGCGGAGCCCGCCGGGCCCACGCCCACCCCCACGCCGGAGGGATCCTATCGCTGGCCGGCTCCCTTCCTGCTCGGTCCGCCGGATGAGGCCCTCATCGCGAGCACGGCGTCCCCCGTGCTGCGGTGGGCTGCGGTGGGCCTGCTGGACGAGGACGAATGGTACATCGTGCGGATCTGGCCACAAGATCCGCGGCTGCCCCGCCCACCGGCGTATTGGACCAAGGGCACGAGCTGGCGGGTGGGGGCGGAGTGGCGGCCGCCCGACACCTCCGGCGAGCGGCGGTACTTCTGGCAGGTGATCGTGGTGCGTGCGGAGGGGGAGGGCGCAGATCGTCATGCGACGGAGGCCACCAGCCCCATGAGCGC encodes:
- a CDS encoding LysM peptidoglycan-binding domain-containing protein — protein: MSQPIERRCPNCGIRISWRAKTCFMCGVRLDEPPRRGLRIAWFEVALVVGILAAVWLWWARGYRPQDVLPFASPSPLPIAHVSPTPISTPTPTPTSTPSPEPTPTPAPIIHIVQAGESLEYIAGNYGLRMDDLIAANDLEDPNLLVVGQKLIIPPPTPDPRRLTPSPTPAGGIVNYEVQRGDTLSAISVRFGVSVRAIQRANKLGDSEIIFPGEVLLIPLPTPEQAEPAGPTPTPTPEGSYRWPAPFLLGPPDEALIASTASPVLRWAAVGLLDEDEWYIVRIWPQDPRLPRPPAYWTKGTSWRVGAEWRPPDTSGERRYFWQVIVVRAEGEGADRHATEATSPMSATRSFIWGQPIGGANAGQDTGGKGDNDAHEAG